The Chryseobacterium glaciei DNA window TGCAGGTTTTCAACAAGTTTGAAAAAGTTACGATCTTATCTGCAAGAAAATCCTTTAAAATAGGCTCCATTGTATGCTCATCACACCTTGAATAGTTACAGTAAACAAGTTCTACTTTATTTTCCTGCATATAATCGGTCATTGTTTCCAAATATTCAGGATACCAAAGATCATCAGAATCAAGGAAGGCAATGTATCTTCCCTGAGCTCTTTCAAGACTATTGTTTCTGGCATTTCCTGCGCCTCCGTTTTTTTCTAAAGCTACCAGTTTTATTCTCGGATCATTGTGTTTTTTGATGAGTTCTACGGTATTGTCTTTAGAAAGGTCGTCCGTGATTAGCCACTCCCAGTTTTCATAGGTTTGGTTAAGGACAGATTGTATCGTTTCTTCTATAAATTCTGCAGAATTATAGCAGGGAGTGATGATGGAAACAAGGTCTTTCATTCGTGCAAATATAAATAGATTTAAAGTCTTATGAGGGAATATTAAAAATTATAAAAATCGTTTTTCATACAAATGCCACGAGCTTACGCCGACACCTACTACAACCAGCATACAAATAAATGCCATGAAATATGGATTGTAATTCGCAAATAAACCTAAAGTCGCAAATACTCGGATAATAGGGAAGTGGAAGATGTAAATTCCATACGTGAAATCTCCGTATTTTCCGAAATTATTTAAAAATTTAAAAGAATAGGCAACGTAAAGAACGATGATGCTAATCATTATAGGTGAGAATAATTTAATTTTAAAAATCAAATCAATCCAAACCGTTAGAATAGCGATGATGAAAAGG harbors:
- a CDS encoding glycosyltransferase family 2 protein; this translates as MKDLVSIITPCYNSAEFIEETIQSVLNQTYENWEWLITDDLSKDNTVELIKKHNDPRIKLVALEKNGGAGNARNNSLERAQGRYIAFLDSDDLWYPEYLETMTDYMQENKVELVYCNYSRCDEHTMEPILKDFLADKIVTFSNLLKTCRLAPVSTIYDTKRVGKFFFPIKSKREDHVMWLNLLKEIPKGYPVKKTLAKYRMRENSVSRKKQNIIKDQYLVYKDFMGFSTVKSLYYTANWALNGFLKYSKIFN